The following proteins are co-located in the Heteronotia binoei isolate CCM8104 ecotype False Entrance Well chromosome 21, APGP_CSIRO_Hbin_v1, whole genome shotgun sequence genome:
- the NKX2-8 gene encoding homeobox protein Nkx-2.8 encodes MATVGKISFTVRSLLDLPEPEGDGAKEQDSAESYGGSPYREWMDAGRNHYLSSDESGAESRSRPVAAAAARATEEEEEEEEEEKKKKRRVLFSKAQTLALERRFRQQRYLSAPEREQLAQVLRLTPTQVKIWFQNHRYKMKRAKGGGGAGCGRAGAGEAPLLRRVVVPVLVRDGKACQGCSGPAAQDCGGPPSSLSLPGYSAFPPAASLSLFPAYQHLAPPALVSWNWG; translated from the exons ATGGCCACGGTGGGCAAGATCAGCTTCACCGTCAGGAGCCTTTTGGATTTACCGGAACCCGAGGGCGACGGCGCCAAGGAACAGGACTCAGCCGAGAGCTACGGCGGCTCCCCGTACCGGGAATGGATGGACGCGGGCAGGAACCACTATCTCt CTTCGGACGAGAGCGGCGCTGAGAGCAGATCGCGCCCAGTGGCGGCGGCCGCGGCGCGGGCaaccgaggaggaggaagaggaggaggaggaggagaagaagaagaagcggcGGGTGCTCTTCTCCAAGGCGCAGACGCTGGCGCTGGAGCGGCGCTTCCGACAGCAGCGCTACCTGTCGGCGCCCGAGCGGGAGCAGCTGGCCCAGGTGCTGCGCCTGACGCCCACCCAGGTCAAGATCTGGTTCCAGAACCACCGCTACAAGATGAAGCGGGCCAAGGGCGGCGGCGGGGCCGGCTGCGGGCGGGCCGGGGCGGGCGAGGCGCCGCTGCTGCGCCGCGTGGTGGTGCCGGTGCTGGTGCGGGACGGCAAGGCGTGCCAGGGCTGCAGCGGCCCGGCGGCACAGGACTGCGGCGGGCCCCCGAGCTCCCTCAGCCTGCCGGGCTACTCGGCCTTCCCGCCCGCCGCCTCCCTGAGCCTCTTCCCGGCCTACCAGCACTTAGCGCCGCCGGCCCTCGTCTCCTGGAACTGGGgctga